A genomic segment from Gammaproteobacteria bacterium encodes:
- a CDS encoding DEAD/DEAH box helicase family protein, translating into MSYGEADTRAKLIDPALHRRGWSEDCIRREQTPGAIELVGKTARRRRRKRTDYLLRLKTAGGGQPVAVALLEAKPESASPDSGLEQVKKYRPLFHVPFVFSCNGHLFVEYDHFTGKTSRAKPMEQFPKPEALRRRYEAGMNFSLEDEAAKPLLTPYHGGEGSRRYYQDAAIRAALEKIARSEKQGEAKRILLSLATGTGKTFIAVNLLKRIADAGQLKRALFLCDRNELRAQANAAFNNVFGSDAAVAERTADGANAAKNARVHIATYQTLGVDTEEGDASFLSEHYPPDHFSHIVIDECHRSAWNKWSEVLKRNPGAAHVGLTATPRIVTGRGVEGRLDREITANNRDYFGEPVYEYGIVQGTEDGYLAACAIRKGSVSLDQREIPGDEVMEHKPRHPVTGKPLGPDDLEEIYNHHCYEATLMLPDRVGAMCADLFNALLQSGGPEQKSIIFCVRDSHADAVAAEMNNLYADWCQKNNRARKEPYAFKCTASADGNNELPDLRNASGHHFVAATVDLLSTGVDVPCIGNIAFFRYIRSPISLYQMIGRGTRIHEGSGKLMFTIHDYTDATDLLGRDLKTPPPRQSAAGDTGETEPPSLVEAEGFQVYVSHIGSYVLVEENGRETRLPMEEYLRRFAQRLTEETPTLDELRRRWVAPQDRRALLERLRAGGCSAAVVRLLRQMEDYDLYDILADLG; encoded by the coding sequence ATGTCTTACGGCGAAGCGGATACCCGAGCGAAACTGATTGACCCTGCGCTGCACCGGCGCGGGTGGAGCGAGGACTGCATTCGCCGCGAGCAAACGCCCGGCGCGATCGAACTGGTCGGCAAGACGGCGCGCAGGCGGCGGCGCAAGCGCACCGACTACCTGCTGCGCCTGAAAACCGCCGGCGGCGGCCAGCCGGTGGCGGTGGCGCTGTTGGAGGCGAAGCCGGAAAGCGCGTCGCCGGACAGCGGGCTGGAGCAGGTGAAGAAATACCGCCCGCTGTTTCATGTGCCGTTCGTATTCTCCTGCAACGGGCATTTGTTCGTGGAATACGACCACTTCACTGGCAAAACCAGCAGGGCGAAGCCCATGGAACAATTCCCCAAGCCGGAAGCGCTGCGCCGCCGTTATGAAGCGGGCATGAACTTCAGCCTGGAAGACGAAGCGGCCAAACCGTTGCTGACGCCCTACCACGGCGGCGAAGGAAGCCGGCGCTACTACCAGGACGCCGCCATCCGCGCCGCGCTGGAAAAAATCGCGCGCAGTGAAAAACAAGGTGAGGCAAAACGCATCCTGCTCAGCCTGGCCACCGGTACCGGCAAGACCTTCATCGCCGTGAACCTGCTCAAGCGCATTGCCGACGCCGGGCAACTTAAGCGCGCCTTGTTCCTCTGCGATCGCAACGAACTGCGCGCCCAGGCCAACGCCGCATTCAACAACGTCTTCGGCAGCGATGCGGCAGTTGCCGAGCGCACCGCCGACGGCGCGAACGCAGCCAAAAACGCCCGTGTGCATATCGCCACCTACCAGACCCTGGGCGTGGATACGGAAGAAGGCGATGCGAGTTTCCTCAGCGAGCACTACCCGCCCGATCATTTCAGCCACATCGTCATTGACGAGTGCCACCGTTCGGCGTGGAACAAGTGGTCGGAGGTGCTGAAGCGCAACCCCGGCGCGGCGCATGTCGGCCTCACTGCTACCCCGCGCATCGTCACCGGCCGCGGCGTTGAAGGGCGGCTGGACAGGGAAATCACCGCCAATAACCGGGATTACTTCGGTGAACCGGTTTACGAATACGGCATCGTCCAGGGGACCGAAGACGGTTATCTGGCCGCCTGCGCGATCCGCAAGGGAAGCGTCAGCCTGGATCAGCGGGAAATCCCCGGTGATGAAGTTATGGAGCACAAGCCGCGCCATCCGGTTACCGGCAAACCGCTTGGCCCTGATGACTTGGAGGAGATTTACAACCACCATTGCTACGAAGCCACTCTCATGCTGCCCGACCGGGTCGGGGCCATGTGCGCCGACTTGTTCAACGCCCTGCTGCAAAGCGGCGGCCCGGAACAGAAGAGCATCATCTTCTGTGTCCGCGACTCGCACGCCGATGCGGTGGCCGCGGAAATGAACAACCTCTACGCCGACTGGTGCCAAAAAAACAACCGGGCGCGCAAAGAGCCTTACGCCTTCAAATGCACCGCCTCCGCCGACGGCAACAATGAGTTGCCCGATTTGCGCAACGCATCGGGGCATCATTTCGTCGCCGCCACGGTGGACCTGCTGAGCACAGGCGTGGATGTCCCATGCATCGGCAACATTGCCTTCTTCCGCTATATCCGCTCGCCGATCAGTCTGTATCAGATGATCGGACGCGGCACGCGCATTCACGAGGGGAGCGGCAAATTGATGTTCACCATCCACGACTACACCGACGCCACCGACCTGCTCGGCCGGGACTTAAAAACGCCGCCGCCGAGACAATCCGCCGCCGGCGACACGGGCGAGACCGAACCGCCGTCGCTTGTGGAAGCGGAAGGCTTTCAGGTGTATGTGTCCCACATCGGCAGTTATGTACTGGTGGAGGAAAACGGCAGAGAAACGCGCCTGCCCATGGAAGAATACCTGCGCCGCTTTGCCCAACGCCTGACTGAGGAAACCCCCACGCTGGACGAACTCCGCCGCCGCTGGGTAGCGCCGCAGGATCGCCGTGCGCTGCTGGAAAGACTGCGCGCCGGCGGCTGCTCGGCGGCAGTTGTGCGACTGTTGCGGCAGATGGAGGACTACGACCTCTACGACATCCTCGCCGACCTCGGC